One window of Buchnera aphidicola (Rhopalosiphum padi) genomic DNA carries:
- the argA gene encoding amino-acid N-acetyltransferase, which produces MRERTTELVQGFRHSVPYINAHRGKKFVIMLSGEAIKYGNFSGIINDIGLLHSLGIRLIVVYGSCPQINTNLKEKNIKITYHKYIRITDLLSLEQVKQAAGRLQLDITARLSMSLSNTPLQGANINVVSGNFIIAQPLGVDDGIDYCHSGRIRRIDKKAINCQLENGAIVLIGPVAVSVTGESFNLTSEEIATQVSIKLKAEKMIGFCSKQGVIDSQGKTISELLPNDIQNKIKKLEQQGDYISSTVRFLKGAIQACKSGVNRSHLISYHKNGALLQELFSRDGIGTQMVMESAEKIRQANINDIGGILELIRPLEKKGILVRRSREQLEIEVDKFTIIERDNLTIACAALYPFFKEKIGEMACVAVHPDYRNSSRGDLLLKKMRLNAKKMNLKKLFVLTTQSIHWFQERGFILVDVEMLPESKKKMYNYQRCSKILMIDLF; this is translated from the coding sequence ATGAGAGAGCGTACTACTGAATTAGTTCAGGGTTTTCGCCATAGTGTACCCTATATTAATGCTCATCGCGGGAAAAAATTTGTAATAATGTTAAGTGGTGAGGCAATTAAATATGGGAATTTTTCCGGTATTATTAATGATATAGGATTATTGCATAGTTTAGGTATTCGTTTGATTGTAGTATATGGATCTTGCCCTCAAATTAACACTAATTTAAAAGAAAAAAATATTAAAATCACTTATCATAAATATATACGTATTACTGATTTGTTATCTTTAGAACAGGTAAAACAAGCGGCAGGAAGATTACAACTTGACATAACAGCACGTCTTTCAATGAGTTTAAGCAATACCCCTTTACAAGGAGCTAACATTAATGTTGTCAGCGGTAATTTTATTATTGCTCAACCTTTAGGTGTAGATGATGGTATAGATTATTGTCATAGTGGTCGTATTAGAAGAATTGACAAGAAAGCGATTAATTGTCAATTAGAAAATGGAGCCATAGTTTTAATTGGACCAGTAGCTGTTTCTGTTACAGGAGAAAGTTTTAATTTAACTTCTGAAGAAATTGCAACTCAAGTTAGTATTAAGTTAAAAGCTGAAAAAATGATAGGTTTTTGTAGTAAGCAAGGTGTAATTGATAGTCAGGGAAAAACTATTTCTGAATTATTGCCTAATGATATACAAAATAAAATTAAAAAATTAGAGCAGCAAGGTGATTACATCTCTTCAACAGTACGATTTTTAAAAGGAGCAATCCAAGCTTGTAAAAGCGGAGTCAATCGCAGTCATTTGATTAGCTATCATAAAAATGGAGCACTACTACAAGAATTATTTTCGCGTGATGGAATCGGAACACAGATGGTTATGGAATCTGCAGAAAAAATACGACAAGCAAATATCAACGATATTGGAGGTATTCTAGAATTAATTCGTCCTTTAGAAAAAAAAGGAATTTTAGTACGTAGATCAAGAGAACAATTAGAAATAGAAGTAGATAAATTTACTATTATTGAACGTGATAATTTAACTATTGCTTGTGCTGCGTTGTATCCTTTTTTTAAAGAAAAAATAGGTGAAATGGCATGTGTAGCTGTTCATCCTGATTATCGAAATTCTTCAAGAGGAGATTTGTTGTTAAAAAAAATGAGGTTAAATGCTAAGAAAATGAATTTAAAAAAACTTTTTGTTCTTACCACTCAAAGTATCCATTGGTTTCAAGAAAGAGGTTTTATTTTAGTAGATGTTGAAATGCTTCCCGAAAGTAAAAAGAAAATGTATAATTATCAACGTTGTTCTAAAATTTTAATGATTGATTTATTTTAG
- the ribH gene encoding 6,7-dimethyl-8-ribityllumazine synthase: MNIIQSGITVKNTSIAIIIARFNEFINKNLLSGTIDTLTRIGQIEKEKILQIYVPGTYEIPVVASYLANTNKYDAIIAIGTIIKGSTDHFKHIANDTYGNLSKISAKYFIPITMGILTTENIQQSIERSGAKMGNKGSEAALAALEMINVMKKLKKINN, encoded by the coding sequence ATGAACATAATTCAATCAGGAATTACCGTTAAAAATACTTCTATCGCTATAATAATAGCCAGATTTAATGAATTTATTAATAAAAATTTATTATCTGGAACAATAGATACATTAACAAGAATAGGTCAAATAGAGAAAGAAAAAATTTTACAAATATATGTTCCTGGAACTTATGAAATACCCGTAGTAGCAAGTTATCTTGCAAATACTAATAAATATGATGCCATAATTGCAATTGGTACAATTATCAAAGGAAGTACTGATCACTTTAAACATATTGCAAATGACACCTATGGGAATCTTTCAAAGATAAGCGCAAAGTATTTTATACCAATCACAATGGGAATATTAACTACAGAAAATATTCAACAATCTATTGAAAGATCAGGTGCGAAAATGGGTAATAAAGGATCTGAAGCTGCCTTAGCTGCATTAGAAATGATTAATGTTATGAAAAAATTAAAAAAAATAAACAATTAA
- the thiL gene encoding thiamine-phosphate kinase: MEYNEFEIISKFFKNRQRKDKNQIKGIGDDSALIKVPKKNFLAISTDTLVEGKHFLKNITPKELAYKAVAVNLSDLAAMGAKPKWITLSITMPKSDSIWLKSFSISFFNILNKYGLNLIGGDTNSGPLSITLSIYGLIERKNALLRENAKNGDLIYITGNLGESAAGLSLLQKKTFLKNVKICNYLIKKHLKPIPRISEGIVLRNIANAAIDISDGLISDLGHILKSSKCGADINLNQIPISKVLIDNFKINQYLNWALNSGEDYELCFTISKKNVKKLNLAIKKKIIKCTCIGYVTPIENGFNLIKNQKKIIFKKTGFNHFI, encoded by the coding sequence ATGGAATATAACGAATTTGAAATTATATCTAAATTTTTTAAAAACCGTCAAAGAAAAGATAAAAATCAAATCAAGGGAATTGGAGATGACAGTGCTTTAATAAAAGTACCAAAAAAAAATTTTCTTGCAATTAGCACTGATACTTTAGTTGAAGGAAAACACTTTTTAAAAAATATAACTCCTAAAGAGTTAGCATACAAAGCTGTGGCAGTTAATCTTAGTGATTTAGCTGCTATGGGGGCTAAACCAAAATGGATCACATTGTCTATTACAATGCCAAAATCTGACAGTATATGGCTGAAGTCATTTAGTATAAGCTTCTTTAATATTTTAAATAAATATGGATTAAATTTAATTGGAGGAGATACAAATTCTGGTCCTTTAAGTATAACATTAAGTATTTATGGATTAATAGAGAGAAAAAATGCATTGCTACGAGAAAATGCTAAAAACGGAGATTTAATATACATAACTGGAAATCTCGGAGAAAGTGCTGCAGGTTTATCTTTACTTCAAAAAAAAACTTTTTTAAAAAATGTAAAAATATGCAATTATTTAATCAAAAAACATCTAAAACCTATTCCTAGAATTTCTGAAGGAATAGTTTTAAGAAATATTGCCAATGCCGCTATTGATATATCAGACGGTCTAATTTCTGATTTAGGTCATATATTAAAAAGTAGTAAATGTGGAGCTGATATTAATTTAAATCAAATACCTATTTCTAAAGTTTTAATTGATAACTTTAAAATTAATCAATATTTAAACTGGGCTTTAAATTCGGGGGAAGATTATGAATTATGTTTTACTATTTCGAAAAAAAATGTTAAAAAATTAAATTTAGCTATTAAAAAAAAAATAATTAAATGTACGTGTATCGGTTATGTTACACCCATAGAAAATGGATTTAATTTAATAAAAAATCAAAAAAAAATAATTTTTAAAAAAACAGGTTTTAATCACTTTATTTAA
- the nusB gene encoding transcription antitermination factor NusB → MKPNFRRKARACALQMLYSWEISQNNIKDSAIEFLKEKNKKNIDIIYFYELIIGITYDCKSIDNLMKPYLSRSLKELGQIEKAILRISFYELYKRNDIPYKVSINEGIELAKLFGSEDSHKFINGVLDKAALKIKK, encoded by the coding sequence ATAAAACCAAATTTTCGACGAAAAGCTCGTGCTTGTGCTTTACAAATGTTATATTCTTGGGAAATTTCTCAAAATAATATAAAAGATAGTGCAATAGAATTTCTAAAAGAAAAAAATAAAAAAAACATTGATATTATATATTTTTATGAATTAATCATAGGAATAACCTATGATTGTAAAAGTATAGATAATTTAATGAAACCATATTTGTCTCGTTCATTAAAAGAACTAGGACAGATTGAAAAAGCTATTCTTAGAATTTCATTCTATGAACTATATAAAAGAAATGATATACCTTATAAAGTATCTATTAATGAAGGTATTGAATTAGCAAAATTATTTGGATCTGAAGATAGTCATAAATTTATTAATGGTGTTTTAGATAAAGCGGCATTGAAAATAAAAAAATAA
- the dxs gene encoding 1-deoxy-D-xylulose-5-phosphate synthase: MNFDITRYPILSFANSVKRLRLLSIKQLPQLCIELRKYLLDVISITQGHFASGLGVIEITVALHYVYNTPFDNLLWDVGHQSYPHKILTGRAKKIGSIRKKNGLHSFPFREESKYDVLSVGHSSTSISAGLGLSIAAGKEGKNRKTICVVGDGAMTAGMAFEAMNHAGVIQSDLLVVLNDNQMSISRNIGALNKHLKFLRNIKKTNEIVNFSIFENLNFKYLGPFDGHNIFKLIEIFKKIKDKKKSCLLHLITKKGKGYLPAELDPIKWHTVPQSLSSSSKVLTYSDVFGSWLCEVASFDKKIIAITPAMCEGSGMLKFSRLFPNQYFDVAIAEQHAVTFAAGLAIAGYKPVVSIYSTFLQRAYDQIIHDVALQKLSVLFAIDRGGIVGHDGPTHQGIFDLSYLRCIPGIIIMTPSDENECRQMLYTGYMHKEGPSVVRYPKGKGIGISLSPMNPIPLGKSLIKRIGEKIAILNFGTLLQNAYLAAESLNATLIDMRFVKPLDTNMILRLSLKYKFFVTIEEGVIAGGAGSAVNEFIMMKKILLPVLNIGLPDTFISQGSQEEIKHDYQLDSEGIQKKILLWLSD, from the coding sequence ATGAACTTTGATATTACAAGATATCCAATTTTATCTTTTGCTAATTCAGTAAAACGTTTGCGACTTTTATCGATTAAACAATTACCTCAATTATGTATAGAATTACGAAAATATTTATTGGACGTTATTTCTATTACTCAAGGACATTTTGCTTCTGGATTGGGTGTGATTGAAATTACAGTCGCTTTGCATTATGTTTATAATACTCCGTTTGATAATTTGTTATGGGACGTAGGACACCAATCTTATCCGCATAAAATATTAACAGGAAGAGCTAAAAAAATAGGTAGTATTAGAAAAAAAAATGGATTACATTCTTTCCCTTTTCGAGAGGAAAGCAAATATGATGTTTTAAGTGTCGGACATTCTTCTACTTCAATTAGTGCAGGTTTGGGATTGTCAATTGCCGCTGGAAAAGAAGGAAAAAATAGAAAAACTATTTGCGTTGTGGGTGATGGAGCTATGACTGCAGGTATGGCCTTTGAGGCCATGAATCATGCGGGTGTGATACAATCTGATCTTTTAGTTGTACTAAATGATAACCAAATGTCTATTTCAAGAAATATAGGTGCTTTAAATAAACATTTAAAATTTTTAAGAAATATAAAAAAAACTAACGAAATTGTCAATTTTTCAATATTTGAAAATTTAAATTTTAAATATTTAGGTCCATTTGATGGGCATAACATTTTTAAATTAATTGAAATTTTTAAAAAAATAAAAGATAAAAAAAAGAGTTGTTTACTGCATTTAATTACTAAAAAAGGAAAAGGTTATCTCCCTGCAGAATTAGATCCAATTAAATGGCATACAGTACCTCAATCTCTTTCTTCATCTTCTAAAGTTCTTACTTATTCAGATGTTTTTGGTTCTTGGTTATGTGAAGTGGCTTCATTTGATAAAAAAATAATAGCTATTACACCTGCTATGTGTGAGGGTTCAGGGATGTTAAAATTTTCCCGTCTTTTCCCTAATCAATATTTTGATGTTGCTATTGCTGAACAACATGCCGTCACTTTTGCAGCTGGTCTCGCTATTGCAGGATATAAACCTGTTGTGTCAATTTATTCTACTTTTTTACAACGTGCTTATGATCAAATTATACATGATGTGGCATTACAAAAATTATCGGTTTTATTTGCCATTGATAGAGGGGGAATAGTAGGACATGATGGTCCAACACATCAAGGAATTTTTGATTTATCTTATTTAAGATGTATTCCTGGAATTATCATCATGACTCCAAGTGATGAAAATGAATGTAGACAAATGTTGTATACAGGTTATATGCATAAAGAAGGTCCTAGTGTAGTTAGATATCCAAAAGGTAAGGGTATTGGAATATCATTATCACCAATGAATCCAATTCCATTAGGTAAATCTCTTATTAAAAGAATTGGAGAGAAAATAGCTATTTTAAATTTTGGTACTTTGTTACAAAACGCTTATTTAGCAGCAGAAAGTTTAAATGCCACACTTATTGATATGAGATTTGTTAAACCATTAGATACAAATATGATTTTAAGATTATCGTTAAAATATAAGTTTTTTGTTACAATTGAAGAAGGCGTTATTGCTGGTGGCGCAGGTAGTGCAGTAAATGAGTTCATTATGATGAAAAAGATTTTACTTCCAGTTTTAAATATTGGATTGCCGGACACATTTATTTCTCAAGGTAGTCAAGAAGAAATTAAACATGATTATCAATTAGATTCAGAAGGAATTCAAAAAAAAATACTTTTATGGTTGTCAGATTAG
- a CDS encoding polyprenyl synthetase family protein: MNFSHLYETYCNRINKKLFEIIQELPFQNSVLLKAMKYSTLLGGKRLRSCLIYIIGDMFQVHITTLDVISAAVELVHSYSLIHDDLPCIDNDHFRRGKSSCHIKYGENFALLAGDALQGLAFNILSSNHMPGVHDSMRLKMISEFSNSIGYSGMCMGQMLDLEKEKKNINISELEEINLYKTAFLIRCSIRLACFSSNHFSKEILFILDKFSISIGLAFQIQDDIFDLKNDTKKLKDKKNTYPLLIGLKKSKIKIKELYKEAFFALEHLKKKFDVNKLELLTQFIIKRFK, translated from the coding sequence ATGAATTTTTCTCATTTATATGAGACTTATTGTAATCGTATAAATAAAAAGTTATTTGAAATAATACAGGAATTGCCTTTTCAAAATTCTGTTCTTTTAAAGGCAATGAAATACAGTACTTTATTAGGAGGAAAGAGATTACGTTCATGTTTAATATATATTATTGGCGACATGTTTCAAGTACATATTACTACACTTGATGTTATATCTGCAGCTGTTGAATTAGTTCATTCTTATTCTTTAATTCATGACGATTTACCATGTATTGATAATGATCATTTTAGAAGAGGAAAGAGTTCTTGTCATATAAAATATGGTGAAAATTTTGCTTTATTAGCAGGTGATGCATTACAAGGATTGGCATTTAATATTTTATCAAGTAATCATATGCCAGGAGTTCATGATTCAATGCGTTTAAAAATGATTTCTGAATTTTCTAATTCAATTGGTTATTCCGGGATGTGCATGGGTCAAATGTTAGACTTAGAAAAAGAAAAAAAAAATATAAATATATCTGAACTAGAAGAGATTAATTTATATAAAACTGCATTTTTAATTCGGTGTTCTATACGTTTAGCTTGTTTTTCGTCAAATCATTTTTCTAAAGAAATTTTATTTATTTTAGATAAATTTTCAATTTCTATTGGTTTGGCTTTTCAAATTCAAGATGATATTTTTGATTTAAAAAATGATACTAAAAAATTGAAAGATAAAAAAAATACATATCCATTATTAATAGGATTAAAAAAATCTAAAATTAAAATAAAAGAACTATATAAAGAAGCTTTTTTTGCATTAGAACATTTAAAAAAAAAATTTGATGTTAATAAATTAGAATTACTAACGCAATTTATCATTAAACGTTTTAAATAA
- a CDS encoding MFS transporter has product MNFVELQVTLSFCIVFLLRMLGIFAVLPILSKYGLYLNNGNKFLIGLSIGIYGVTQIIFQIPFGMLSDRFGRKEVIIFGLFIFFIGSLIAISTSSIWTLIIGRAIQGSGAISGVSMALLSDLIRKENRIKSISIIGASFAISFLISIVSGPIIAENFGFFSIFWISAILSIFSILIVLFFIPSSEKKILKNQKKDIFQHKIQYIFNKIFVRFYLGVFSLHFLLTMNFLILPYEFECSGLLLHYHWIVYLTTIIISFFILFFIVFYFKFHFFLKNVIEICIFFIFLSFLFFLLSNHNLICLIFSLQVFFIAFNILEIFFPSYLSQEISINHYKGSIMSVYSTSQFLGIAFGGILNGWLYTFLSTKDIFLFEIFIVFIWFIFSFFCKK; this is encoded by the coding sequence ATGAATTTTGTAGAATTACAAGTTACGTTGAGTTTTTGTATTGTTTTTTTGCTACGAATGTTAGGTATATTTGCAGTTCTTCCTATTTTAAGTAAATATGGATTATATTTAAATAATGGAAATAAATTTTTAATTGGATTGTCTATTGGTATTTATGGGGTGACTCAAATAATATTTCAAATTCCTTTTGGAATGCTTTCTGATAGATTTGGTCGCAAGGAAGTAATCATATTTGGTCTTTTTATTTTTTTTATTGGTAGTCTTATTGCTATTAGTACTAGTTCAATTTGGACTTTAATAATTGGTAGAGCCATACAAGGTTCTGGAGCTATTTCTGGTGTTTCTATGGCATTATTATCTGATTTAATTCGTAAAGAAAATCGTATAAAATCAATTTCTATTATAGGTGCAAGTTTTGCTATTTCTTTTTTAATTTCTATTGTTTCTGGACCAATCATTGCTGAAAATTTTGGTTTTTTTTCTATTTTTTGGATTTCGGCTATATTATCTATTTTTTCTATTCTAATTGTTCTTTTTTTTATTCCTTCTTCTGAGAAGAAAATTTTAAAAAATCAAAAAAAAGATATTTTTCAGCATAAAATACAATATATTTTTAATAAAATATTTGTTAGATTTTATTTAGGTGTTTTTTCTCTTCATTTTTTATTAACAATGAATTTTTTAATTTTACCTTATGAGTTTGAATGTTCTGGTCTTTTGTTACATTATCATTGGATAGTCTATTTAACTACTATAATAATTTCTTTTTTTATTTTGTTTTTTATTGTTTTTTATTTTAAATTTCATTTTTTTTTAAAAAATGTTATTGAAATATGTATTTTTTTTATTTTTTTATCATTTTTATTTTTTTTATTATCAAATCATAATTTGATATGTTTAATATTTTCTTTACAAGTTTTTTTTATTGCTTTTAATATATTAGAAATTTTTTTTCCTTCATATTTAAGTCAAGAAATATCTATAAATCACTATAAAGGTAGTATAATGAGCGTTTATTCTACAAGTCAATTCTTAGGGATAGCTTTCGGAGGGATTTTAAACGGATGGTTATATACCTTTTTGAGTACTAAAGATATTTTTTTATTTGAAATTTTTATTGTTTTTATATGGTTTATATTTAGTTTTTTTTGTAAGAAATAA
- a CDS encoding TusE/DsrC/DsvC family sulfur relay protein: MLKKNHKKKIYKKIEKDSEGFLKKATDWNIKLAKEIAKKEKIILKDDHWKVIHFIRKFYFEFNITPSMRMLITSIEKEIGREKSNSIYLFKLFPEGPAKQASKIAGIPKPSQCL; encoded by the coding sequence ATGCTAAAAAAAAATCATAAAAAAAAAATATATAAAAAAATCGAAAAAGACAGCGAAGGATTTTTAAAAAAAGCTACAGATTGGAATATAAAATTAGCAAAAGAAATTGCAAAAAAAGAAAAAATTATTTTGAAGGATGATCATTGGAAAGTAATACATTTTATAAGAAAATTCTATTTCGAATTTAATATAACACCATCTATGAGAATGTTGATTACAAGCATAGAAAAAGAAATAGGTCGAGAAAAAAGTAATAGTATTTATTTATTTAAACTTTTTCCTGAAGGACCAGCTAAACAAGCAAGTAAGATAGCTGGTATACCTAAACCTTCACAATGTTTATAA
- the cyoE gene encoding heme o synthase yields MLKNYLEITKPRIIIGNIILIIGSFLFSSFPNFNFFLFFFTIFGTSLVIASSCIFNNLIDIDIDNKMNRTKNRVLVRNLISPISALIFACFIGIVGFLILGFLVNILSMFLSFIGFIIYVFFYTFLFKRKSIYSTFVGSFSGSIPSVIGHTAVSNDIDFFCFLLFITFIFWQMSHFYAISILHINDYRRASLPFFPLIKGILKTKKHIFYYIICFMISTSMLTFLGYLSYIFLLFFSFACFYWLYISYLSIRARDDKKLSSKLFYFSIVIVTLFNFLMSIDFVF; encoded by the coding sequence ATGTTAAAAAATTATTTAGAAATAACAAAACCTCGTATTATTATTGGAAATATTATTTTAATAATAGGTAGTTTTTTGTTTTCATCTTTTCCTAATTTTAATTTTTTTTTATTTTTCTTTACTATTTTCGGAACTTCTTTAGTTATTGCTTCAAGCTGTATTTTTAATAATCTAATTGATATCGATATAGATAATAAAATGAATAGAACTAAGAACAGAGTTTTAGTAAGAAACTTAATAAGCCCCATATCAGCATTAATTTTTGCTTGTTTTATTGGAATTGTGGGGTTTTTAATATTAGGTTTTTTAGTGAATATTTTATCAATGTTTTTATCTTTTATAGGATTTATTATCTATGTTTTTTTCTATACTTTTTTATTTAAGAGAAAATCAATATACTCAACCTTTGTTGGGAGTTTTTCAGGTTCTATTCCTTCTGTTATTGGACACACTGCTGTTAGCAATGATATTGATTTTTTTTGTTTTTTGCTCTTTATTACTTTTATATTTTGGCAAATGTCTCATTTTTATGCTATTTCTATTCTTCATATCAATGATTACAGAAGAGCAAGTTTACCTTTTTTTCCTCTAATAAAAGGCATTTTAAAAACTAAAAAACATATCTTTTACTATATAATATGCTTTATGATTTCTACTTCGATGTTAACTTTTTTAGGTTATTTAAGTTATATTTTTCTTTTATTTTTTTCTTTTGCTTGTTTTTATTGGTTATATATATCCTATTTAAGCATACGAGCAAGAGATGATAAGAAACTTTCTAGTAAATTATTTTATTTTTCTATCGTAATAGTTACATTATTTAATTTTTTGATGTCTATAGATTTTGTGTTTTAA
- the cyoD gene encoding cytochrome o ubiquinol oxidase subunit IV, which produces MNKCEKIKNNFNKEIKSYIVGFLFSLFLTIIPFFCTLNHLFSRKVNFFVILLCAFSQIIVHFVFFLHLSFSKKNSWNIISLLFVLIIIFIIVFGSVWIMYNLNHHLMF; this is translated from the coding sequence ATGAATAAATGTGAAAAAATAAAAAACAATTTTAATAAAGAAATAAAGTCTTATATAGTAGGTTTTTTGTTTTCTTTATTTTTAACTATTATTCCATTTTTTTGTACTTTAAATCATTTATTTTCTAGAAAAGTGAATTTTTTTGTAATTTTACTATGTGCTTTTAGCCAAATTATAGTTCATTTTGTATTTTTTTTACATTTAAGTTTTTCTAAAAAAAATTCGTGGAATATTATATCTTTATTATTTGTATTAATTATTATTTTTATTATTGTGTTTGGTTCTGTATGGATTATGTATAATTTAAATCATCATCTTATGTTTTAA
- the cyoC gene encoding cytochrome o ubiquinol oxidase subunit III, with protein sequence MIKEKIKNNKLFGLWIYLMSDCIIFAVLFAVYAIISSNFSTNFINHKIFNLSYVFLETFILLLSSLSCGMLTIQKNKKNIKIIYFYLLLTFFLGLSFLLMEINEFHQLVLENYSPSRHAFFSIFFTIIGVHGIHIFFGLIFILSIFYQLFNLGITNTIRIRILCFSLFWHFLDIIWICVFTFVYLNGVI encoded by the coding sequence ATGATAAAAGAAAAAATAAAAAATAATAAGTTATTTGGATTATGGATATATTTGATGAGCGATTGCATAATATTTGCTGTTTTATTTGCTGTATATGCAATTATTTCTTCAAATTTTTCTACAAATTTTATTAATCATAAAATTTTTAATTTATCTTATGTTTTTCTAGAAACATTTATTTTATTATTAAGTTCATTGTCATGTGGCATGCTGACTATACAAAAAAATAAAAAAAATATTAAAATAATATATTTTTATTTACTTTTAACATTTTTTTTAGGTTTATCTTTTCTATTAATGGAAATTAATGAATTTCATCAACTTGTTTTAGAAAACTATAGTCCTAGTCGACATGCTTTTTTTTCTATTTTTTTCACTATTATTGGTGTTCATGGTATTCATATTTTTTTTGGTTTAATTTTTATATTATCTATTTTTTATCAACTATTCAATTTAGGAATAACTAACACTATTCGTATTCGAATATTATGTTTTAGTTTGTTTTGGCATTTTTTAGATATTATATGGATCTGTGTTTTTACTTTTGTTTATTTAAATGGAGTTATTTAA